The Naumovozyma dairenensis CBS 421 chromosome 1, complete genome genomic interval TGCCACCTAATACATATGGAAGCAATGCCCCACCGATGAGAACCGAAGTTCCTCCTGCACAACAGATTGGCCCACCTCCAATAAATAGAAAAAGAGGAGCACAAAGTCCAGCTCATGCCACTAATGCTACCGAGATACTGAATAAAGCACAAAATGCATCTTTATCAATGGAAGGTACATCACCTTTAACAACCAGAGAAAATAGTgtaaatattgaaaatgtaCAAGCAGTTGGGATTCCAGAAGATCAACAACCAATAGTGGATTACTTGAAAGAGGAATTAGTTCGTGTTACTCCATTGACACCAAAGGAATACcataaacaattaaaagattgtgacaaaagattgaaaatcTTGTATGGACATTTAGAAAGACAAGATTTACTAACCCAACCTaccattaatgaattaaaggaattagTTGAGTGtatgaaacaaaaagaCTACACCAAAGCTATGCAAATACATACAGATATAGGTACCAATCATCCAGAAGAAGGTGGCAACTGGTTAACTGGTGTGAAGAGATTAATCGGTCTAGCTGATGCTACCGCTTAATCTAACTAAATGCGTATATACGTTGAAGGTGGACGTTTTTATCCGGACATCCTTAtatcttattatatattagaaACGAAATcatataaaataaacaataaaatGCTAAAATACTAAAATACTTTCCTATATGTACGTCTTATCAAAGaataattttatctttGTCTTGAGTTCTTTCTGTGGCTTTTAAGAAGTCTTTCCCCGGTACACGTTAAATTCAGGCTCATCGGAACGCCAAGTTAAGGAAATATACTCAGGAAATATACTAaaagttgaaaaagttCGGAATTAAAGGATCTTTTGCAATATTACTTGAGTCCTGAAGGAAGGCCAAAATTGAATGCCCAAAAGATTGGAACCACTGCCACTTAAGACGTTTCCAATTATTAGTTAATATTGttctttattcttttttgagaaacaaaaaaaaaactcaGTTAACGATATAGAGGGGAAAACAAATAGAGTGCAATAACTCTAGAAATACATCGAGAAAGAAGACTATTCAGATCTAATATGCTTCAAGAGACTTGGCGATTATAATAACTACGGgaataataaaatcaaCTGGATGGAAGTAGATAGCGACAATACGAACCGTCAAGCTGTTATCGACCGTGAAAGAAGAGGCTTTCTGAACAAAGCTATCAAAAGAGTTACAAAGTCGTTATTATCAGGGCAACAAAAATCTCCATCTGAAGGTTCTGAAACTACCACCGCGTATAGCACACCAATTACATTTAACGAAAATCGACAACAACCTATATTAAATGGGCTATCACATATTAATGACCTGCCGTTATCCAGAATATCAGAAGGAAATGAAAATTCGGATTCATTAtcagatgatgaatcatttttattttcaacaCCACCACAAaaacaaaggaaaatagCATCAATCCTTGTAGGTGTATTTGTTGCTGTCGGTGGATTCCTTTTCGGCTACGATACTGGTTTAATAAATAGTATAACAGAAATGAACTACGTGAAGACCCATCTGACACCAAATCATGAATATTTTACATCAACAGAGATGTCCATTCTAGTATCCTTCTTATCGCTAGGTACTTTTATCGGCGCCTTATCTGCACCTATAATATCGGATTCTTATGGTAGAAAGCTAACAATTATGATGAGTACAATAATtatcttttcaattggtAATTCTTTGCAAGTAGGGGCATCAGGAATGGTTTTGCTGGTTGTAGGTCGTGTCATATCTGGGCTGGGAATAGGTTTGATATCTGCAGTAGTACCGCTATATCAAGCGGAGGCAGCTCATAAATCTTTAAGAGGTGCTATCATTTCGACATACCAATGGGCTATTACCTGGGGACTTCTAGTTTCAAGCGCTGTTGCTCAAGGTACACATAACAGAACTGATGCAACATCGTACAGATTACCCCTTGGATTACAATACGTCTGGTCTTTTATCTTGGCAATAGGTATGATTTTTCTCCCAGAAAGTCCCAGATATTATGTTTTAAAGGATGAATTAGATAAGGCGGCTGAAGCGTTGTCATTTTTGAGAAGAGTTCCGATTCATGATTCTGGGTTATTAGAGGAGTTGGTTGAAATTAAAGCAACATACGATTACGAATCGTCATTCGGTTCCACAACGTTTTGGGATTGTTTCTTAACTACGAAAACAAGGCCCAAACAAACTTTAAGAATGTTTACGGGGATTGCAATACAAGCATTTCAACAGTTTTCTGgaatcaatttcatattttacTATGGtgtcaattttttcaacgACACAGGTGTACATAATAGTTATTTGGTTTCATTTATATGTTATGCTGTTAATGTGATATTCAATGTTCCTGGGATGATCcttgttgaatttttcGGTAGGAGAAAAGTATTATTGACTGGTGGTGTTTTAATGTTTATGTCAAACTTCATCATTGCCATTGTTGGTTCTTCTGTCGAATCAGTCGTCGCAGATAAAGTAATGATTGCGTTCATATGTTTATTCATTGCTGCATTTTCTGCTACATGGGGTGGTGTTGTTTGGGTTATATCAGCCGAGCTATATCCATTAGGCATTAGATCAAAATGCACTGCAATTTGTGCCGCAGCAAACTGGCTTGTTAATTTCATTTGTGCCTTAATTACTCCATATATTGTTGATACTGGTTCTCACACTTCTACGTTGGGTCcgaaaatttattttatatgGGGGAGCTTGAATGCACTTGCTACAGTTGTAGTTTACTTTACTGTTTATGAGACGAAAGGATTGACATTGGAGCAGATTGATGAGCTATATAGCAAAAGTTCGAATAGTTTGCAATCTACCAGATGGAATAAGAGAATCAAGGAAGAATCCATAAGTTTAATTGATGAGCGTAAACAAAGGATTGTTCAAGCAAAATATGAAGCTGCAAATGTTGCtacaaatgataataaaacaaGCCAAGCGAACACTATTGTTGATGAATCAGGGATAGTTAATCCCCTCAAAAATATGCCACATCCATCACTCGTTCCTACACCGTTAGGCAGTGAATTTCAAGTAGCAACTCAAGATCATCATGATACTATACCAAATATAAACGCATCACCAATAACAGAAACTGATCCGGATATTAGAGACCtagaaaataattatgTCGATTTAGGAAATGGGCTAGCATTAAATACCTATACGAGAGGGCCGCCATCTTTGTCAACAGACTCAGATGGAACAGAAACAGAAATTACCGGCGAGGGAACCACATCACAACAATGGAGTGAAGATAGGCAACATATGGATCAGTTGAATGATTACATGGCTCAGCTTATCCAAAGCGATTCAAGCGCTACTGGCAACAGCTTAGGCCAAAACACTATAGGAACTAATTTGGTAGGAAGAACCGTCCGAACTAATTCTGATTTAGACAATTTCAACATGGACAGAGGATTTCTCAGACCAGTGACTACCCAAAGTCAGTCACGATCAATGCCTGATAATTACCTTGATTTGGGGAATGGATTAGGCTTGAATACATATAATCGGGGCCCACCATCAATACTGATGGATTcttcagaagaagaacttGATTTGGGTGAGGACCACTCTACTGCTAATTATCTAGAAATCATTGGAAGACATGATAACGATATCAGCGCATATGTGGCTCCGTTGACACAAAATAATACAGATAATATTCAGACTTCACCAAACTCTACGCTAAAACCTACATTTGAGGATACTCCTCAAGAAAATGGCACAACGAATCTGGATAATAATTATGCACTCGTTCGCAAAACTCAAACATCCTCAGAGCAACAGCATAGATCCACgtaatgataaaaatactGTAACTAGGAAAAGCacactaataatatttaataataattaataatgacCAATGACATCgcataataatatgaatttTATAGACTAGTCATAACTGTTATACGCATATAACCTTTTCTAATGACAATAAAAACCTTTacaatataaataataaactttaCATtttaaattaataaaaaagaaacatcTTCCAGGTTAAGTAGTACTTGAATAACTAAATATTTTCCTCGTAATAGTGACTGACAATAGTTCTCATTGTTGTGAAAATACGCTTAACGGGACTCTATTTAGCGCCAAAAACTTTAATGCCAACTTCGAAATTTCGACAGCAATGAGATTTCTCAATACGCGAAAtacaaaggaaaaacaaaatatcatGAAGATGTCAATCAAAATGGCAGCGTTGCATTTTGATCGGTAGCACTCAAGCTTAAGTGACTTAACGAACGTATAAAACCAACATTTTGGACGTGGAATTCAACTCCTAAAATTCTATTGTTGGTTACCAAACATAAAGACGTACAAGGACTCATATTCTTAGGCTTACTAAGTTTGTGTTAAACCATGGGAATAAAGGAAGAATCTTGTTATCTTCAGAGACAAAGttctgatgaagaatgCATACCTATAGCAGCAACACGGGTCCCTCCACCACAGGGGTCGGTTTTAAAAGGTGGAGAGGTTAATTCTAAGAGTAGGATTATTAAAGCAGTTACAGAATCTGTACTTTGGGATCAAAGGAATACAGAAATCGACAATGTTAGTAGGAGTTCTTCAGCTACAAGTGGCGAATTCTGGGGTAAGAAAATGGGTAAATTTGAGTCATTCTTCTATAGGATTTTATTGGTAATGCTCTATATTTCATACGGATTATTTAGATACGGGCAATATCAATATAACCGAATGAGGCTACGAATCCTGAATCTTATTTATAATCCTGCAAATACACCACAATTGATTAGACAAGATGTTatgaaattacaaaagatTCCTAAGAGGCTTGCGGCTATAGTCGAGATGAAACCTGTGGGTGATTTAGGTGGTGGATTAAAAGGTTTACTGAATGATAGCAGCGAGCTTGTTTGCTGGACAGTCTCTGCAGGTATCAAACATTTAGTTCTTTATGATTTTGATGGtgttttgaagaaaaatgtaaaCGAGCTCAGGAATGAAATACATTCTCAGTTATCTAAGTACTATGGACCATCGAATGTTCCGAGGTATGCTATCAAGATACCTCACTCTAATAAGATATACTTTAATGACCCCAATACTGATAAGGAAAATGAGAACAACGCCTCAGGTGGCGATCAAGAGAAAACgcaagaaaagaagaaagtgtcaattgaaatttctttactTTCTAATAGGGATGGTCGCGAAACTATTGTTGATTTAACGAAAACCATGGCAGACTTATGTGCATCCAACGATTTGGCTATTTCTGATATTAGTATGCAGTTAATCGACTCTGAATTAACACAATTAGTGGGTCAAGAGccagatttattattatattttggcCCATCGTTAGATTTACAAGGGTTTCCGCCTTGGCACATACGATTAACCGAGTTTTATTGGGAgactgataataatgaagttaCCTATTCAGTTTTCATCCGCGGATTGAATCAATATGCGGGTTGTAAAATGAACGTTGGTAAGTGATAATATACAATTGCATTTACTTATCCGGTTCCCATTGACATCGTCTATTTCGCATCATATACCACATATTGATACcacttcttttttttattaagaAAAGTTTGCATAATATCTACATTTCCAAGGTACCACGAACTAAACAGGTGTGTACCTTTTTACTCGCTATTTAacattaattaattctaaagaaaatttatcataatCTTTCATTACTATTCATTATTGTAGCTATTTAAATAGCTTACTTACGCGTCacaaattcttcaaaaacaaCACATGACCGGATAGATATCCCTCCATACATTCCTCCGGTCATGTGACTAAAATCCATGTCGCGTTTTACGGCCAGACGAATTTTTTGACGTGTTAGATTCTAACATTTATGTACGGCCTCTTCTTAGcctttggaaaatttcatggcgatggaaaaaaaaaactgaAAACAGAACTTTTGAAGTTTAACGCAGGAGGAAATAGGAGGAGAGTGGAAAAACTAACGAGCTCTGTCTGACcaagaaacaaacaaacataacttttgataaatatatccATGATTTTTAGTATACGTAGCTTTTTCATATGGTAAACTATAGATAgcttttttgttttgtagATTAGACTAgctctattattattttgtgtgcattatttgttgaatAAGGACAGCCACAACTACAGATTCAATCagcaaaaataaaatagtgAAAAAAGATGGGTTTATTTGCTTCCAAATTGTTCAGTAACCTTTTCGGTAACAAGGAAATGCGTATCCTTATGGTTGGTTTAGATGGGGCAGGTAAAACTACCGTCTTgtataaattaaaattaggTGAAGTTATTACTACCATCCCAACCATTGGTTTCAACGTGGAAACTGTCCAATATAAGAACATTTCGTTCACAGTTTGGGATGTTGGTGGACAAGATAGAATTAGATCCTTATGGAGACATTATTACAGAAACACTGAAGGTGTTATCTTCGTTGTTGATTCTAACGATAGATCACGTATCGGTGAAGCTAGAGAAGTCATGCAAAGAATGttgaatgaagatgaattgagAAATGCTGTTTGGTTAGTTTTCGCCAACAAACAAGATTTACCAGAAGCAATGTCTGCTGCAGAAATTACAGAAAAACTGGGTTTACACTCTATCAGAAACCGTCCATGGTTTATTCAATCTACATGTGCTACTTCAGGTGAAGGTTTATATGAAGGTCTAGAATGGTTAAGtaacaatttgaaaaaccAATCGTAATCATCATAAATCATATGCGTATTAATCttataatgaagaaaaaaactaTCACCCTTACCATATCGTAAGCGAATAcaagtaaaaaaaatataataatgaaaaccACTTTTTGATAAAGGCCAAggcaaaagaaaaaacaaatcTAACAAGTTTCTGTAAAAGAAATACGAAAATTGTACATTCAAAATAGTATACTGTGATCTAGATATGTTTAtacaaattttaaaaataaaaactaaATACTACATTCATAATAGTATGAACTTTCTGTATGTCGTACATGCTTTCAAAAAATCAGTCCCTCTTCTCGTATTTTGATTGATATAAAATT includes:
- the SNF3 gene encoding glucose sensor (similar to Saccharomyces cerevisiae SNF3 (YDL194W) and RGT2 (YDL138W); ancestral locus Anc_7.309) produces the protein MEVDSDNTNRQAVIDRERRGFLNKAIKRVTKSLLSGQQKSPSEGSETTTAYSTPITFNENRQQPILNGLSHINDLPLSRISEGNENSDSLSDDESFLFSTPPQKQRKIASILVGVFVAVGGFLFGYDTGLINSITEMNYVKTHLTPNHEYFTSTEMSILVSFLSLGTFIGALSAPIISDSYGRKLTIMMSTIIIFSIGNSLQVGASGMVLLVVGRVISGLGIGLISAVVPLYQAEAAHKSLRGAIISTYQWAITWGLLVSSAVAQGTHNRTDATSYRLPLGLQYVWSFILAIGMIFLPESPRYYVLKDELDKAAEALSFLRRVPIHDSGLLEELVEIKATYDYESSFGSTTFWDCFLTTKTRPKQTLRMFTGIAIQAFQQFSGINFIFYYGVNFFNDTGVHNSYLVSFICYAVNVIFNVPGMILVEFFGRRKVLLTGGVLMFMSNFIIAIVGSSVESVVADKVMIAFICLFIAAFSATWGGVVWVISAELYPLGIRSKCTAICAAANWLVNFICALITPYIVDTGSHTSTLGPKIYFIWGSLNALATVVVYFTVYETKGLTLEQIDELYSKSSNSLQSTRWNKRIKEESISLIDERKQRIVQAKYEAANVATNDNKTSQANTIVDESGIVNPLKNMPHPSLVPTPLGSEFQVATQDHHDTIPNINASPITETDPDIRDLENNYVDLGNGLALNTYTRGPPSLSTDSDGTETEITGEGTTSQQWSEDRQHMDQLNDYMAQLIQSDSSATGNSLGQNTIGTNLVGRTVRTNSDLDNFNMDRGFLRPVTTQSQSRSMPDNYLDLGNGLGLNTYNRGPPSILMDSSEEELDLGEDHSTANYLEIIGRHDNDISAYVAPLTQNNTDNIQTSPNSTLKPTFEDTPQENGTTNLDNNYALVRKTQTSSEQQHRST
- the NUS1 gene encoding ditrans,polycis-polyprenyl diphosphate synthase (similar to Saccharomyces cerevisiae NUS1 (YDL193W); ancestral locus Anc_7.308), whose translation is MGIKEESCYLQRQSSDEECIPIAATRVPPPQGSVLKGGEVNSKSRIIKAVTESVLWDQRNTEIDNVSRSSSATSGEFWGKKMGKFESFFYRILLVMLYISYGLFRYGQYQYNRMRLRILNLIYNPANTPQLIRQDVMKLQKIPKRLAAIVEMKPVGDLGGGLKGLLNDSSELVCWTVSAGIKHLVLYDFDGVLKKNVNELRNEIHSQLSKYYGPSNVPRYAIKIPHSNKIYFNDPNTDKENENNASGGDQEKTQEKKKVSIEISLLSNRDGRETIVDLTKTMADLCASNDLAISDISMQLIDSELTQLVGQEPDLLLYFGPSLDLQGFPPWHIRLTEFYWETDNNEVTYSVFIRGLNQYAGCKMNVGK
- the ARF1 gene encoding Arf family GTPase ARF1 (similar to Saccharomyces cerevisiae ARF2 (YDL137W) and ARF1 (YDL192W); ancestral locus Anc_7.307) codes for the protein MGLFASKLFSNLFGNKEMRILMVGLDGAGKTTVLYKLKLGEVITTIPTIGFNVETVQYKNISFTVWDVGGQDRIRSLWRHYYRNTEGVIFVVDSNDRSRIGEAREVMQRMLNEDELRNAVWLVFANKQDLPEAMSAAEITEKLGLHSIRNRPWFIQSTCATSGEGLYEGLEWLSNNLKNQS